A part of Rhopalosiphum maidis isolate BTI-1 chromosome 3, ASM367621v3, whole genome shotgun sequence genomic DNA contains:
- the LOC113557135 gene encoding inhibitor of growth protein 4-like: MLNVKGYTAEKKREMSTNIQRQFDKAKEYGDDKVQLAIQTYELVDKHVRKFDSDLARFEAEIQDRAISATRNIEENSQKRGRKKIKVKEIKKKSASSEEETVPNKTSKKKQLKKGVTKTTSATPSKTPLVNVVTNPTNPTNSVTSVTVETSSLTGALVCAGVAHSAEVLDMPVDPNEPTYCLCNQVSYGEMIGCDNPDCPIEWFHFACVKLTTKPKGKWFCPKCITDRKKK; the protein is encoded by the exons ATGTTAAATGTCAAGGGATACACAGCAGAAAAAAAACGCGAAATGTCGACCAACATACAACGTCAGTTTGACAAAGCAAAAGAATATGGTGATGATAAAGTTCAATTGGCTATACAAACTTATGAATTG GTAGATAAACATGTTAGAAAATTTGATTCAGATTTAGCACGCTTTGAAGCTGAAATTCAAGATAGAGCCATTAGTGCTACAAGAAATATAGAAGAAAATTCACAAAAAA GAGGACGTAAAAAGATCAAAgtcaaagaaattaaaaagaagAGTGCATCGAGTGAAGAAGAAACAGTTCCAAACAAAACATCTAAAAAGAAACAACTGAAAAAag GAGTTACAAAAACAACAAGTGCAACGCCTAGTAAAACTCCTTTAGTTAATGTTGTCACCAATCCAACAAACCCTACAAATAGCGTGACCAGCGTTACAGTAGAAACTAGTTCTCTTACTGGTGCACTAGTTTGTGCCGGAGTTGCACACTCTGCTGAAGTATTAGATATGCCCGTTGATCCAAATGAACCAACGTATTGTTTATGCAACCAAGTTTCTTATGGTGAAATGATTGGCTGTGATAATCCAGAt tgtccTATTGAATGGTTCCACTTTGCATGTGTCAAATTAACTACCAAGCCTAAAGGAAAATGGTTCTGTCCTAAATGTATAACAGATaggaagaaaaaataa